A stretch of Stenotrophomonas indicatrix DNA encodes these proteins:
- a CDS encoding c-type cytochrome translates to MRHARVLAVSALATAVVAAAAFAQTTLTPLPDNGPIKTASLEVDFSKTTWGDAKAGQTKATACAACHGADGNSTVEMYPSIAGQSERYVAQQMALIANGQRSSGAAVAMVPFVQNLTPQDMRDIGAFFATQKANAGIADDTPVAEGPYKGMKFYQIGQQLYRGGDAQRGLPACMACHGPSGAGNPGPAYPHIGGQHASYVARRLQEYQAGQTNETDKAHFQIMATVAQKLTEQEVQALSSYLQGLHNKADDLAAEGASTRPAAAP, encoded by the coding sequence ATGCGCCACGCTCGCGTTCTTGCCGTATCCGCCCTTGCTACTGCCGTTGTTGCCGCTGCTGCCTTTGCGCAGACCACGCTGACCCCGCTGCCCGACAACGGCCCGATCAAGACCGCCTCGCTCGAGGTGGATTTCAGCAAGACCACCTGGGGCGATGCCAAGGCCGGCCAGACCAAGGCCACCGCGTGTGCCGCCTGCCATGGTGCCGATGGCAATTCCACGGTGGAGATGTATCCCAGCATCGCCGGCCAGAGCGAGCGCTACGTCGCCCAGCAGATGGCCCTGATCGCCAATGGCCAGCGCAGTTCCGGCGCCGCCGTGGCGATGGTGCCCTTCGTGCAGAACCTCACCCCGCAGGACATGCGCGATATCGGCGCGTTCTTCGCCACGCAGAAGGCCAACGCCGGCATCGCCGATGACACGCCGGTGGCCGAAGGCCCGTACAAGGGCATGAAGTTCTACCAGATCGGCCAGCAGCTTTACCGCGGCGGCGACGCCCAGCGCGGGCTGCCGGCCTGCATGGCCTGTCACGGCCCCAGCGGCGCCGGCAACCCCGGCCCGGCCTACCCGCACATCGGCGGCCAGCACGCCAGCTATGTCGCCCGGCGCCTGCAGGAGTACCAGGCCGGACAGACCAACGAGACCGACAAGGCGCACTTCCAGATCATGGCCACGGTGGCGCAGAAGCTGACCGAGCAGGAGGTGCAGGCCCTTTCCAGCTACCTGCAGGGCCTGCACAACAAGGCCGACGATCTCGCCGCCGAAGGCGCTTCGACGCGACCGGCTGCCGCCCCCTGA
- a CDS encoding thiol:disulfide interchange protein DsbA/DsbL → MKTRFAALALAALLPILAACKADDGTTNTSAPAEPAATPASTEPAAPAAGGEAAAPAAEGDKTAASAAPAPTTAALTGPAPVEGADYQLIPNGQPFQPAAGKVEVVEIFGYVCPACAAFQPLVGPWKAGLPSDVNFVYVPAMFGGTWDNYARAFYAAQTLGVQEKTHEALYSAIHSQKTLKGERGADSVDDIAKFYGAYGVDPKQFAATMGSFAVNAKTNSAKQFAQRSQISGTPSIIVNGKYLVKGKSFPDMLRIADHLIARERGAAQAH, encoded by the coding sequence ATGAAGACCCGTTTCGCCGCCCTCGCCCTCGCAGCGCTGCTGCCGATCCTGGCGGCCTGCAAGGCCGACGATGGCACCACCAACACCTCCGCCCCGGCAGAACCGGCCGCGACCCCGGCCAGCACCGAACCGGCCGCGCCGGCCGCAGGCGGCGAAGCCGCTGCCCCGGCTGCCGAAGGTGACAAGACCGCTGCCAGCGCCGCGCCGGCCCCGACCACCGCCGCGCTGACCGGCCCGGCCCCGGTGGAAGGCGCCGACTACCAGCTGATCCCGAACGGCCAGCCGTTCCAGCCGGCCGCCGGCAAGGTCGAAGTGGTCGAGATCTTCGGTTACGTCTGCCCGGCCTGCGCTGCGTTCCAGCCGCTGGTCGGCCCGTGGAAGGCTGGCCTGCCCAGCGATGTGAACTTCGTCTACGTGCCGGCCATGTTCGGCGGCACCTGGGACAACTACGCCCGTGCCTTCTACGCCGCACAGACCCTGGGCGTGCAGGAGAAGACCCACGAAGCGCTGTACTCGGCCATCCACTCGCAGAAGACCCTGAAGGGCGAGCGCGGTGCTGATTCGGTCGATGACATCGCCAAGTTCTACGGTGCCTACGGCGTGGATCCGAAGCAGTTCGCCGCCACCATGGGCAGCTTCGCGGTCAATGCCAAGACCAACTCGGCCAAGCAGTTCGCCCAGCGCAGCCAGATCAGCGGCACCCCGTCGATCATCGTCAACGGCAAGTACCTGGTGAAGGGCAAGAGCTTCCCGGACATGCTGCGCATTGCCGACCACCTGATCGCCCGCGAACGCGGTGCGGCCCAGGCTCACTGA
- the yihA gene encoding ribosome biogenesis GTP-binding protein YihA/YsxC — protein sequence MSLLIERAQYHLSAHNMGQLPPDEGSEVAFAGRSNAGKSSALNALTRQNSLARVSKTPGRTQQLVFFQVTPDAHLVDLPGYGYAKVPLDLQAHWQAFIDRYFRTREALKGLVVVMDIRHPLKDYDRQMLAYAVQRGLPAHALLTKADKLSRSQQMQTLQKVRKELHSSFGDTVSVQVFSGSARTGVDEARGIIGGWLGLE from the coding sequence ATGTCATTGCTCATCGAACGCGCCCAATACCACCTCTCTGCCCACAACATGGGGCAGCTGCCGCCCGATGAAGGTTCTGAAGTGGCCTTTGCAGGTCGCTCCAACGCCGGCAAGTCCAGCGCGCTCAATGCGCTGACCCGCCAGAACAGCCTGGCCCGGGTCTCCAAGACGCCTGGCCGGACCCAGCAGCTGGTGTTCTTCCAGGTTACCCCGGACGCCCATCTGGTCGATCTGCCCGGTTACGGCTACGCCAAGGTGCCGCTGGACCTGCAGGCGCACTGGCAGGCCTTCATCGACCGCTACTTCCGCACCCGCGAGGCCTTGAAGGGGCTGGTGGTGGTGATGGACATCCGTCATCCGCTGAAGGACTACGACCGGCAGATGCTGGCCTATGCCGTGCAGCGTGGCCTGCCGGCGCATGCGCTGCTGACCAAGGCCGACAAGCTCAGCCGCAGCCAGCAGATGCAGACCCTGCAGAAGGTACGCAAGGAACTGCATTCGTCGTTCGGCGATACGGTGAGTGTGCAGGTGTTCTCCGGCTCGGCCCGTACCGGCGTGGATGAAGCCCGCGGCATCATCGGCGGCTGGCTGGGGCTGGAATAA
- a CDS encoding M23 family metallopeptidase — translation MNTASPSNARRLRRWLLRGAFLLILVIAAMAFWNSPWAAAPKMLWTLSRMPPATQLPVPVDGVRPRQIADTFGAPRGRDRTHAGIDIFGKRGTPVRSATPGVVADIRDSGLGGRQVWVIGPGRERYYYAHLEDWADGLARGQVVQPGDLLGHVGDTGNAKGTPPHLHWGIYGADGARDPLPLLQPQGTR, via the coding sequence ATGAACACCGCTTCCCCCTCCAACGCCAGACGCCTGCGCCGCTGGTTGCTGCGTGGCGCCTTCCTGCTGATCCTGGTCATCGCGGCGATGGCCTTCTGGAACAGCCCGTGGGCTGCCGCACCGAAGATGCTGTGGACACTCTCGCGCATGCCACCGGCCACGCAACTGCCGGTACCGGTGGACGGCGTGCGGCCCCGGCAGATCGCCGATACCTTCGGCGCACCGCGCGGGCGCGACCGCACGCACGCGGGTATCGACATCTTCGGCAAGCGCGGCACGCCGGTGCGCAGCGCTACCCCCGGCGTTGTCGCCGACATCCGCGACAGCGGACTCGGTGGCCGCCAGGTCTGGGTGATCGGGCCGGGACGCGAGCGCTATTACTACGCGCACCTGGAAGACTGGGCCGATGGCCTGGCGCGCGGCCAGGTGGTGCAACCCGGCGACCTGCTCGGCCATGTTGGCGACACCGGCAACGCCAAGGGCACGCCGCCCCATCTGCATTGGGGCATCTATGGCGCCGATGGCGCGCGGGACCCGCTGCCGCTGCTGCAACCGCAGGGCACCCGCTGA
- a CDS encoding endonuclease/exonuclease/phosphatase family protein translates to MTSPTTRTLRLLTANIQAGSSTRRYSDYVTRSWSHALPAGRKRSSLDAIATLARGHDIVGLQEADPGSLRSGFTNQTHYLAQRAGFNYWSHQPNRRMGGVASSANGLLSKLEPVEVQDHALPGRIGGRGVLLAKFGDGRDGLAVAVAHLSLGAGSRMAQLGFIAELLSDHPNAVLMGDFNCLAERPEMQVLYQKTRLQPPGCIVPTFPSWRPDRAIDHILVSSGLQTRTVEAVPAAFSDHLALAMAIDVPADALR, encoded by the coding sequence GTGACTTCCCCCACAACACGGACCCTGCGCTTGCTGACGGCCAACATCCAGGCCGGCTCAAGTACCCGCCGCTACAGCGACTATGTGACCCGCAGCTGGTCACATGCGCTGCCGGCGGGTCGCAAGCGCAGCAGCCTTGACGCGATTGCCACTTTGGCGCGCGGTCATGACATCGTCGGCCTGCAGGAGGCCGACCCGGGCAGCCTGCGCTCGGGCTTCACCAACCAGACCCATTACCTGGCCCAACGCGCCGGCTTCAATTACTGGAGCCACCAGCCGAACCGGCGCATGGGTGGCGTCGCCTCCAGCGCCAACGGCCTGCTGAGCAAGCTGGAACCGGTGGAAGTGCAGGACCATGCCCTGCCCGGCCGTATCGGCGGGCGCGGCGTGCTGCTGGCCAAGTTCGGCGACGGTCGCGATGGCCTGGCCGTCGCGGTAGCGCATCTGTCCTTGGGCGCCGGTTCGCGGATGGCCCAGCTCGGCTTCATTGCCGAGCTGTTGTCCGACCATCCCAATGCGGTGCTGATGGGCGACTTCAACTGCCTGGCCGAGCGTCCGGAAATGCAGGTGCTGTACCAGAAGACCCGGCTGCAGCCGCCCGGCTGCATCGTGCCGACCTTCCCCAGCTGGCGCCCCGACCGCGCCATCGACCACATCCTGGTCAGCAGCGGCCTGCAGACCCGCACCGTGGAAGCGGTGCCCGCTGCGTTCTCCGACCATCTTGCCCTGGCGATGGCAATCGACGTCCCGGCCGACGCCCTGCGCTGA
- a CDS encoding EamA family transporter, whose protein sequence is MQTSRIAPMLPALAVLGSVTALAIGTSYAKQLFPLIGAQGTSALRVGFSALLLLLFWRPWRWKTSRVDAVTILRYGLTLGLMNLLFYMALRTIPFGIAVAIEFTGPLTVAMLSSRRPIDFLWVGCAAVGLLLLLPIGGGPALDPVGVLYAMGAAACWGLYIVFGKRAGHLHAGHSVSLGLLAASLVVVPVGVVHAGAALLEPKILLAGLVVALVSSAIPMSLEMMALKRLPKETFGILISMEPAVAALWAMLLLHEHLHGLQWLAIGCTVLASVGSTMTARRLKVPVAQAG, encoded by the coding sequence ATGCAGACTTCTCGAATCGCGCCGATGTTGCCGGCGCTGGCGGTGCTCGGCTCGGTCACCGCACTGGCCATTGGTACCTCCTACGCCAAGCAGCTGTTTCCGTTGATCGGCGCGCAGGGCACCAGCGCGCTGCGCGTGGGCTTTTCGGCGTTGTTGCTGCTGCTGTTCTGGCGGCCATGGCGCTGGAAGACCAGCCGCGTGGATGCGGTCACCATCCTGCGCTACGGCCTCACCTTGGGCCTGATGAACCTGCTGTTCTACATGGCCTTGCGCACGATCCCGTTCGGCATCGCGGTGGCCATCGAATTCACCGGCCCGTTGACGGTGGCGATGCTGTCGTCGCGGCGTCCGATCGATTTCCTGTGGGTGGGTTGCGCAGCGGTCGGGCTGCTGTTGCTGCTGCCGATCGGCGGCGGCCCGGCACTGGACCCGGTGGGCGTGCTGTACGCCATGGGGGCAGCAGCGTGCTGGGGCCTGTACATCGTGTTCGGCAAGCGCGCCGGCCACCTGCACGCTGGGCATTCGGTGTCGCTGGGGCTGCTGGCCGCGTCGCTGGTGGTGGTGCCGGTGGGCGTGGTGCATGCCGGTGCGGCGTTGCTGGAGCCGAAGATCCTGCTGGCCGGGCTGGTGGTGGCGCTGGTGTCCAGCGCGATCCCGATGTCACTGGAAATGATGGCGCTCAAGCGCCTGCCGAAGGAGACCTTCGGCATCCTGATCAGCATGGAACCGGCGGTGGCCGCGCTGTGGGCGATGCTGCTGCTGCATGAGCACCTGCATGGCCTGCAGTGGCTGGCCATCGGCTGCACGGTACTGGCCTCGGTGGGCAGCACGATGACCGCACGGCGGTTGAAGGTGCCGGTGGCGCAGGCGGGGTAG
- a CDS encoding thiol:disulfide interchange protein DsbA/DsbL, translated as MRLIPRLLLSLLVLLPLAACAATPANAPLVEGKDYERIAQPGPFQPLAGKIEVVEVFGYTCPHCAHFEPQLAAWAAKLPADVRFTPVPAAFGGAWDAWALAYYAADEVGVAKRSHAAVFKALHDDGTLPMQNVSADELANFYKAYGVTPERYTQALRGEAVQKKVDAARAFAQRTQVPGTPAIIINGQYLVRGKSFDDQLRIASALIAQARAARGR; from the coding sequence ATGAGGTTGATTCCCCGCCTTCTGCTGTCCCTGCTGGTGCTGCTGCCGTTGGCGGCCTGCGCTGCCACCCCCGCCAACGCCCCGCTGGTCGAAGGCAAAGACTACGAGCGCATCGCCCAGCCTGGCCCGTTCCAGCCGCTGGCCGGCAAGATCGAGGTGGTCGAGGTGTTCGGCTACACCTGCCCGCACTGCGCCCATTTCGAACCGCAGCTGGCCGCCTGGGCCGCCAAGCTGCCGGCCGACGTGCGCTTCACCCCGGTCCCGGCCGCCTTCGGCGGTGCCTGGGATGCCTGGGCACTGGCCTACTACGCCGCCGACGAAGTGGGCGTGGCCAAGCGCAGCCACGCCGCTGTGTTCAAGGCCCTGCACGATGACGGCACGCTGCCGATGCAGAACGTCTCGGCCGATGAGCTCGCCAACTTCTACAAGGCCTACGGCGTGACCCCGGAGCGCTACACGCAGGCCCTGCGCGGCGAGGCGGTACAGAAGAAGGTCGATGCCGCCCGTGCCTTCGCCCAGCGCACCCAGGTGCCGGGAACCCCGGCCATCATCATCAATGGCCAGTACCTGGTCCGTGGCAAGAGCTTCGACGACCAGCTGCGCATCGCCTCGGCGCTGATCGCCCAGGCCCGCGCCGCCCGCGGCCGCTGA
- a CDS encoding Lrp/AsnC family transcriptional regulator gives MATAPVLDSFDRAILALLQQDNTLPQRQIAEAVHLSTPAVQRRIRRLQDSGVIAANVAVIDAAKIGRPLTIIVEVRVVSEQREKVAPFRRRVQNDPAVQQCYSITGDGDFLLLLSAASMEEYEAITERLFGGDDNIERFRTSVALGTLKRGFDVPLT, from the coding sequence ATGGCCACCGCCCCCGTGCTGGACAGCTTCGACCGCGCCATCCTCGCCCTCCTGCAGCAGGACAACACCCTGCCGCAGCGGCAGATCGCCGAAGCCGTGCACCTGTCCACGCCGGCGGTGCAGCGGCGGATCAGGCGCCTGCAGGACAGCGGGGTGATCGCCGCCAATGTGGCGGTGATCGACGCCGCGAAAATCGGCCGGCCGCTGACCATCATCGTCGAGGTGCGCGTGGTCAGCGAACAGCGCGAGAAGGTCGCCCCGTTCCGCCGCCGCGTGCAGAACGACCCTGCCGTGCAGCAGTGTTACTCGATCACCGGCGACGGCGATTTCCTGCTGCTGCTCTCGGCGGCATCGATGGAGGAATACGAGGCGATCACCGAGCGCTTGTTCGGCGGTGATGACAACATCGAGCGCTTCCGCACGTCGGTGGCGCTGGGCACGTTGAAGCGCGGGTTCGACGTGCCGCTGACATGA
- the fhuE gene encoding ferric-rhodotorulic acid/ferric-coprogen receptor FhuE produces MIRSALRTPQPQRLSVAVLVALCAVAPTAFAETATDPTTLDKVVVKGERAEGYSVRRTSAGTRFDLAPREIPQSVSIISHQRIEDQQLDDIIDVLGNTTGVTSTQSDSERTEFYARGFYIDAYQFDGLPTQMVQNWSYGDSGLDLALYDRVEVVRGATGLLSGAGNPSASVNLIRKHADSAELTGSVSVNVGSWGRTRTTVDVGSALNASGTVRGRVIGSYLDTDGQMDRYNQRKTLGYAVIDADLTPDTQLSVGYDYQQKRANGATWGGFPMLYSDGSATPYDESFNASPNWTYWDTTSKRAFATLQHAFSNGWKFKIGATHDQTKADDKLFYPAYNDWTTGASNFDKTTGAGISPSAGFYNTERKVTGVDGYVDGPFQLFGREHQFMAGLSYNKRDYANHGDYQVGGAGQSWDPFASYLNWTGNISEPNWNPLALASEGTITQKAGYAAARLSLADPLKLIIGARYTDWKSEGEGADRQHKVTTPYAGLVFDINDTYSAYTSYTEIFQPQTLKDRNGSYLDPVDGKSYEVGVKGAWFDNRLNASLAVFRIEQDNVGQITGEPVPGSQNEFAYRAARGTVSRGFEFELNGELAPGWNATFGASRYVAKDANDADINTNLPQTALKLFTSYTPQSLQELTVGGGANWQNRIYYPVPAYGRIEQSGYALVSAFVRYRISPEFSVQANLNNLLDKKYLSQINGYGAYGDGRNGSLTFTWSF; encoded by the coding sequence ATGATCCGTTCCGCCCTCCGTACCCCGCAGCCGCAGCGGCTGTCCGTTGCCGTGCTCGTCGCGCTCTGCGCCGTCGCACCCACCGCTTTCGCCGAAACCGCCACCGACCCGACCACCCTCGACAAGGTCGTAGTGAAGGGCGAGCGCGCCGAAGGCTATTCGGTGCGCCGTACCTCGGCCGGCACCCGTTTCGACCTGGCGCCGCGCGAGATCCCGCAGTCGGTCAGCATCATCAGCCACCAGCGCATCGAAGATCAGCAGTTGGACGACATCATCGACGTGCTGGGCAACACCACCGGCGTCACCAGCACCCAGTCCGACAGCGAGCGCACCGAATTCTATGCGCGCGGCTTCTACATCGATGCGTACCAGTTCGATGGCCTGCCCACGCAGATGGTGCAGAACTGGAGCTACGGTGACTCCGGCCTGGACCTGGCCCTGTATGACCGCGTGGAAGTGGTGCGCGGCGCCACCGGCCTGCTCAGCGGCGCCGGCAATCCTTCCGCCTCGGTGAACCTGATCCGCAAGCACGCCGACAGCGCCGAACTGACCGGCAGCGTGTCGGTCAACGTCGGCAGCTGGGGCCGCACCCGCACCACCGTGGACGTGGGCAGCGCACTCAACGCCAGCGGCACCGTGCGCGGCCGGGTGATCGGCAGCTACCTGGACACCGATGGGCAGATGGACCGCTACAACCAGCGCAAGACGCTGGGCTATGCGGTGATCGACGCCGACCTGACCCCGGATACCCAGCTCAGCGTGGGCTACGACTACCAGCAGAAGCGCGCCAACGGCGCGACCTGGGGTGGCTTCCCGATGCTGTACTCCGACGGCAGCGCGACCCCGTACGACGAATCGTTCAACGCCAGCCCGAACTGGACCTACTGGGACACCACCAGCAAGCGCGCGTTCGCCACCCTGCAGCACGCCTTCAGCAACGGCTGGAAGTTCAAGATCGGCGCAACGCATGACCAGACCAAGGCCGACGACAAGCTGTTCTACCCTGCGTACAACGATTGGACCACCGGCGCCTCGAACTTCGACAAGACCACCGGTGCAGGCATTTCGCCGTCCGCAGGCTTCTACAACACCGAGCGCAAGGTCACCGGTGTCGATGGCTACGTTGATGGTCCGTTCCAGCTGTTCGGCCGCGAGCACCAGTTCATGGCCGGGCTGAGCTACAACAAGCGCGACTACGCCAACCACGGCGACTACCAGGTCGGCGGCGCCGGCCAGAGCTGGGACCCGTTCGCCAGTTACCTGAACTGGACGGGCAACATCAGCGAGCCGAACTGGAACCCGCTGGCGCTGGCCAGCGAGGGCACCATCACCCAGAAGGCCGGCTATGCCGCTGCACGCCTGTCGCTGGCCGATCCGTTGAAGCTGATCATCGGCGCGCGCTACACCGACTGGAAGAGCGAGGGCGAAGGCGCAGATCGCCAGCACAAGGTGACTACGCCGTATGCCGGCCTCGTGTTCGACATCAACGACACCTACTCGGCGTACACCAGCTACACCGAGATCTTCCAGCCGCAGACGCTGAAGGACCGCAACGGCAGCTATCTTGACCCGGTGGATGGCAAAAGCTACGAAGTGGGCGTCAAGGGCGCCTGGTTCGACAACCGCTTGAATGCCTCGCTGGCGGTGTTCCGCATCGAACAGGACAACGTCGGCCAGATCACTGGCGAGCCGGTGCCCGGCAGCCAGAACGAATTCGCCTATCGCGCCGCACGCGGCACGGTCAGCCGTGGCTTCGAGTTCGAGCTCAACGGCGAACTGGCACCGGGCTGGAACGCCACGTTCGGCGCCTCCCGTTACGTGGCCAAGGATGCCAACGACGCCGACATCAACACCAACCTGCCGCAGACCGCGCTGAAGCTGTTCACCAGCTACACCCCGCAGTCGCTGCAGGAACTGACTGTCGGTGGCGGTGCCAACTGGCAGAACCGCATCTACTACCCGGTGCCGGCCTATGGCCGCATCGAGCAGAGCGGCTACGCACTGGTCAGCGCCTTCGTGCGCTACCGCATCTCGCCGGAGTTCAGCGTGCAGGCCAACCTCAACAACCTGCTGGACAAGAAGTACCTCTCGCAGATCAATGGCTACGGTGCGTATGGCGATGGTCGCAACGGCTCGCTGACGTTTACCTGGTCGTTCTGA
- a CDS encoding TonB-dependent receptor plug domain-containing protein → MNYLHHRPLAVAVALCVTALAPLGAAAQSATTDLDRVEVTGTRIKRAEVEGQVPVQTLNRADIERTGLTSIGEVLQQLTGSGSALNAKFNSSGNFGFPPDGSGVGAGSAQVDLRHLGAKRVLVLVDGIRWVNESSASGVGSATDLNTIPLAIVERIEVLEDGASSLYGSDAIAGVVNIITRRDFDGGQVTMNYGQYGKGDGTQKGVDLAWGKSGDRYSLFLGASWTKQDPVYAKDREQSRFPIPGTGLAFGSGGIPQGRFAFVDPNTGAEQDIVPNTGVSSPRYDGSAGCNRTDDYHCFTSADRFNFAEYNMVLTPSERKGLFGQFRFDITDNVQWYVKALGNRRESTNQAGPEPLFFGPDGATGNPLADNIVVSALNPYNPFGFDLVSSGNMSLIGRRPVEGGARVFEQQVDTTYFATGLVGNFQAADRSWYWDVNGMYSKNKAEQTNYGSYNIYNVNMALGDPAVCAATPGCVPLNIFGGAGSITPDMLRWIQPVVRDRSQNELSLFTANLSSDLFTLPAGPVSFATGLEHRKYKGSYQPDPLTVIGHYNGVPSQPTSGSYDVNEAYLELSVPIFADSALGKKLDLSLAGRYSDYSTFGGEFTPKYGLRWQVTDDFVLRTTYAEGFRAPSIGELYGSAARADLQLFDPCSVGLGGTPPRGSAANCASLGVPTGFQQANSQISVTTGGNRELEPERSRSFSAGFVWSPWFGNDASWSERFDVEVTFYRHNIDGAIQAINAQTQLDLCVDTLDPIYCDGITRASTGAVSSFNNRLTNLGSIKTDGWDVDLFWTLPQSSIGQFKLGWKNTFVGRYEATGAAGQRQPQKPGVEVADSSIPEWTSNASIGWTLDNWSANWTVRHISELTEDCGDAVAFPVCSNQAAGTNTLSATTFHDMQVGYKIDWMKGLQLTAGLNNVFDKDPPICLSCSLNGYDASTYDIPRGRYWYLRADLRF, encoded by the coding sequence ATGAATTACCTGCATCACCGCCCCTTGGCGGTTGCCGTCGCGCTGTGCGTGACCGCACTGGCCCCGTTGGGGGCTGCTGCCCAATCGGCCACCACCGACCTGGATCGCGTCGAAGTCACAGGTACCCGCATCAAGCGCGCTGAAGTGGAAGGCCAGGTGCCGGTCCAGACGCTCAACCGCGCCGACATCGAACGCACCGGTCTGACCTCGATCGGTGAAGTGCTGCAACAGCTCACCGGCTCGGGCTCGGCACTCAATGCCAAGTTCAATTCCTCGGGCAACTTCGGTTTCCCACCCGACGGCAGCGGCGTCGGCGCGGGTTCGGCGCAGGTGGACCTTCGCCATCTCGGTGCCAAGCGTGTACTGGTGCTGGTCGATGGCATCCGCTGGGTCAATGAATCCTCGGCCTCGGGCGTGGGCTCGGCCACCGATCTCAACACCATCCCGCTGGCGATCGTTGAGCGCATCGAAGTGCTGGAAGACGGCGCATCGTCGCTGTACGGCTCCGATGCCATCGCCGGCGTGGTCAACATCATCACCCGCCGCGATTTCGATGGTGGCCAGGTGACGATGAACTACGGCCAGTACGGCAAGGGCGATGGCACGCAGAAGGGCGTGGACCTGGCCTGGGGCAAGAGCGGCGACCGTTACAGCCTGTTCCTGGGCGCAAGCTGGACCAAGCAGGACCCGGTGTATGCGAAGGACCGCGAGCAGTCGCGCTTCCCTATCCCCGGCACCGGCCTGGCCTTCGGCAGCGGCGGCATTCCGCAGGGGCGCTTCGCCTTCGTCGATCCCAACACCGGTGCCGAACAGGACATCGTGCCCAACACCGGCGTGAGCAGCCCGCGTTACGACGGCAGCGCCGGCTGCAACCGCACCGACGACTACCACTGCTTCACCAGCGCCGACCGCTTCAACTTCGCCGAATACAACATGGTGCTGACACCGTCGGAGCGTAAGGGCCTGTTCGGCCAGTTCCGGTTCGACATCACCGACAACGTGCAGTGGTACGTCAAGGCACTGGGCAACCGCCGCGAGTCGACCAACCAGGCCGGCCCGGAGCCGCTGTTCTTCGGCCCTGATGGTGCCACCGGCAATCCGCTGGCCGACAACATCGTGGTCTCGGCACTGAACCCGTACAACCCGTTCGGCTTCGACCTGGTGTCGTCGGGCAACATGAGCCTGATCGGCCGCCGTCCGGTGGAAGGCGGCGCGCGCGTATTCGAACAGCAGGTGGACACCACGTACTTCGCCACCGGCCTGGTCGGCAACTTCCAGGCCGCTGACCGCAGCTGGTACTGGGACGTCAACGGCATGTACAGCAAGAACAAGGCCGAGCAGACCAACTACGGCAGCTACAACATCTACAACGTCAACATGGCGCTGGGCGATCCTGCGGTGTGCGCGGCCACGCCGGGCTGCGTACCGCTGAACATCTTCGGTGGCGCCGGTTCGATCACCCCGGACATGCTGCGCTGGATCCAGCCGGTGGTGCGCGACCGCAGCCAGAACGAGCTGAGCCTGTTCACCGCCAACCTGTCCAGCGATCTGTTCACCCTGCCGGCCGGCCCGGTGTCCTTCGCCACCGGCCTCGAACACCGCAAGTACAAAGGTTCGTACCAGCCTGACCCGCTGACGGTGATCGGCCACTACAACGGCGTACCGTCGCAGCCGACGTCCGGCTCCTACGACGTCAACGAAGCGTACCTGGAGCTGAGCGTGCCGATCTTCGCCGACTCGGCACTGGGCAAGAAGCTGGACCTGAGCCTGGCTGGCCGCTACTCGGATTACTCGACCTTCGGTGGCGAGTTCACGCCCAAGTACGGCCTGCGCTGGCAGGTGACCGATGACTTCGTGCTGCGTACCACCTATGCCGAAGGCTTCCGCGCACCGTCGATCGGCGAGCTGTACGGTTCGGCCGCGCGCGCGGATCTGCAGTTGTTCGATCCCTGCTCGGTGGGCCTGGGTGGCACACCGCCGCGTGGCAGTGCGGCCAACTGCGCGTCGCTGGGCGTGCCGACCGGCTTCCAGCAGGCCAACTCGCAGATCTCGGTGACCACCGGCGGCAACCGCGAGCTGGAGCCGGAGCGGTCGCGCAGCTTCAGTGCCGGTTTCGTGTGGAGCCCCTGGTTCGGCAACGATGCATCGTGGTCGGAGCGCTTCGACGTGGAAGTGACGTTCTACCGCCACAACATCGATGGCGCGATCCAGGCGATCAACGCGCAGACCCAGCTGGACCTGTGCGTGGATACCCTGGACCCGATCTACTGCGACGGCATCACCCGTGCCAGCACCGGTGCGGTCAGCAGCTTCAACAACCGCCTGACCAACCTGGGTTCGATCAAGACCGACGGCTGGGATGTGGACCTGTTCTGGACCCTGCCGCAGAGCTCGATCGGCCAGTTCAAGCTGGGCTGGAAGAACACGTTCGTCGGTCGCTACGAGGCCACCGGTGCGGCCGGCCAGCGGCAGCCACAGAAGCCCGGCGTGGAAGTGGCTGACAGTTCGATTCCGGAGTGGACCAGCAACGCCAGCATCGGCTGGACGCTGGACAACTGGAGCGCCAACTGGACGGTACGCCACATTTCCGAACTGACCGAAGACTGCGGTGACGCCGTGGCGTTCCCGGTGTGCAGCAACCAGGCCGCCGGCACCAACACGCTGTCGGCCACCACCTTCCATGACATGCAGGTGGGCTACAAGATCGACTGGATGAAGGGCCTGCAGCTGACGGCGGGCCTGAACAACGTGTTCGACAAGGACCCGCCGATCTGCCTGTCGTGTTCGTTGAACGGCTATGACGCCTCGACCTACGACATCCCGCGTGGCCGTTACTGGTACCTGCGCGCGGACCTGCGGTTCTGA